Sequence from the Synechococcus sp. HK05 genome:
AACTACGGCACGATCAATCCGATCGGATCCCTCGGTCTTGAGGTGTACAAAGGTGTGAATTTGATCACGGAGTGGACAGGCCGAAATCTGAATCTCGGCATGAGCTGGCGGCCCGTGCCCCAATGGGGTTTTGTGATCACACCCATGGTTCAGAGCCTCGTGCAGAACTGTGAATATGCCGGTTGCAAAGTGCCAATGCCAGGTGCAGAGGGACGCTTTGCACTGCCTTCGTCTGTGCTCACACAGCGCGCCAGGCTCAGTGTTCAAGCCTCGGTTGAAGTGAAGTTTTGAAGCCCAGGATTGGCTTGGTCAGCTTCGCGTGGACAGCTGATCACCCTGGCGGCCTACGCAGCCATGTGGTGGATCTGGCCCATGCTCTGCGCGATCATGGCTACGCGGTGTTTGTGCACTGCGTAAACACCGACCCTCAGGCACCGCCATTTGAAACGCGGAGCTGGATTGAGGACGGCATTCACGTGCAGGAGCTGAATCACGCCTACCAGGATCTCAAGGCTCTTGCGGGGTTTCAATGCGTTGATCAGGCCGAGGTGATCCTGCGTGAGTGGGTGCGCTATTACCAGCTCCAGCTCGTGGATGTACACCACACCCTCTATGTGGGTGTTCGTGCCTTGCCGGCCCTATCGGCGCAGGTTCCAGTTGTAGCTACCCTTCACGATTACTGGTTGCTCGATCCCCGAGGACAGCTCTTTGGTTTCGCCTCCCAACCCGGAGCCACTCTCACTGCTGAAGCTTGGGAAGCAGGTGTGCGGCAGACATGGCCGCATCTGTTTCGCCAAAGCCTTTCCCAGCTGCACTACTACAACCCAACGACACATCTAGACCGGGTTGATTCGCCACGTCTGATGCAGACATGGCAGAGCTATAGCCGCCGCTGCCTCTCGGCTTGTCGCCGTTTGGTCGCCCCCTCTGAAGCAGCCGCAGCCACATTTCTGAACTATGGATTCAGCCAGCCGATTCGTGTTATTGAAAACGGCATCGATCCCTCTGGGCTGCTCAATGGCCTGCTTGAAGAATCGGTTGATTCAATCCAAAATGGTCCGATTCGCATGGGGCTATTGGGCAATGTTGCGCCCTCAAAGGGGCAACTGGCATTTTGCGAAGCTCTGCTCAGTACTCCATGGCGAGCTGATGTGAAGCTGCATCTCTATGGTCAGATTCCTGATACATACCATGGTGATTCAAGTCCACAGCAGCGACTTAAAGGCTTGATGGTTCGCTATCCGGAGCTCATCCTCTGGCATGGCGCCTACCAGCGCGATCAGCTTAAAGCGATCTTCGCGGGTCTTGATCTTCTGGTCATGCCTTCTCTCTGGCCTGAGGTGTATGGCTTGATCGCTCGAGAAGCGCTCTGTTACGGGTTGCCGTTGATTGTCTCCAACGCCGGTGCTTTGGCTGAGCTAGATGGCCGGAGCCATGTGTTCCTCCTCGATGCGGCAGATCCCGCCGGCTGGAGCGAGGCCCTCAACGCTGCCTTCGAACGAGGGCCTCTCTTGCGCTGGGTGTACGAGCGCCGGCGACGGATCCTTCCACCAGACAGCACAGTGCGCACGTCAGCGGAGTGCGCTGTTGAGGTTGCCGAGCTCTATCAAGAGGTGCTTGCCACTGCAGATGAAGCCGCCGCTCTGATTCCTGCCCACTCATTGCGCTGAGCGCCACTCCTTCGCCCGCCCATCCGCAGCGCTCGGATCGCTCGACTCGGGCCACCAGGGGCTGCAGGTTGTCAGCCGCTTGCCCCAGCGCGATTGCATCAATCGCAGCGCACTTTGTTCTGTTGGGCTGTTATGGCAAGGACGGCTTTGGCTTTCTTTGTGGATTAACACCGCATCCGGTGGAATCACATGCCGGTAGCCTGCCTGCCCGAGCCGCAGGCAGAAATCCACATCATTGAATTCAACCGGTAGCGCCGGATCAAACCCGCCGGCCTGTTCGTAGAGGCTGCGGCGCACCATCAGGCAAGCCCCGGTTACTGCGCCCCAATTGCTCAACAATTGGCTGCGCCCACGATGGACGGAATGCCTCAGCGGTAAACCGCGATAGGCGTGATCGGCGCCCCCGTGCATCCCCACCACGACACCGCCGTGTTGCAAGCCCCCATCGGGGTAGAGCAGGTTCGCTCCCACACAGCCGATGCTCTCCCGGCAGGCGTGGGAAGCCATCGCTTCTAGCCATCCCGCTTCGAGCGCCTCAACGTCGTTGTTAAGGAATAGCAAGAGCTCAGGCGCAGGTTGCGCTGCCCATGTGTGCTGCACCCCGAGGTGGTTCAGGCGGCTCCAGTTAAACGCTCGCGTGTCGCGCATCACGGCGAAGCGCCCTGCCAGTTGTTCGTTCCACTGCTTCAGAAGCGCGGCGAGCTCTGGCTCCGTGGATCCGTTGTCAATCACCACAATCTCCCAACTCACGGCATCACCGCTGAGGGTGGTCTTCAAGCTTTGGAGGCAAGCTGCCAGCAGCTTCGCTTGGTTGCGCGTGGGGATCACGATGCGGCAGCGCAGTGGGTTTGGGATAGGCCACTGCAAGTGCATCGCCCCTATCACTTGATTGGAGCGAGATACCTTGACATCCCCCTCACCCATCCGGCGCAGGTGTGCCTGCAAGGCCTTCACCTGCTCTGTGGGCACGCCTGAGGCACCATCCAGCCGATGCACCAGCACCCGGGGCACACCCGCTGCGCGCGGCCGTTGCTCTAAGGCCCGCCAGATCCACTGCTGTTGCTCGCCAAGATCCAGCGGTGGCAGTGCCAATTGGTGCAACCGAAGCCAGCTGACTCTCCAGGCTGAGAACGATTCCAACCAGGGCATCGCCCAGTAGCTCTCCCAGCACCACCCCGGCTTGAACCAGGGATCGGCCCGCTCGCCATCCACCAGTCGATCTTCATCGCAATAGATCAGGTCGGGTTGGCTGTCTGCCGGGCACTGCTTCAACCACTGCTCGATCGCCTGAAGGCCACCGGCTCGCAGTTGCGCTGCCTTGTGCATCAGCACGATCCAGCCCTGTTGCGGCAGCGCAGGCATCGGCTCCAGCCACCACTGATGCACCAGTCGCTGGCTGCTCAATGGCAACCGCGGCTCTAATTCTGCGCACCACAACCTATAGCTGCTCGCTGAGCCCCCCTGTTCCAGCGTCTCTCCACCCAGCAGCCGCTTGAGCTGTAGCTCAGCGGCATGGTCTGCAATCCAGTGCTCTTCAGGAAGGGCCGCACTGGCGCGCCGGAAGCAAGCCCAGGCCTCGGTCTCGCGCTTGCGCTCAAGCAACAGCTCCGCCAGGGCGAACCAATTCCAACCCAGCTGTGGATCGAGCTGACAACTCAGGGCCTGATGCCATTCCGCGCGGTCCAATTGGCCGCAGGCTGCTCTGTGCTTGCCCAGGAGGTGATGGGCACTGGCATGGTCGGGTTTGAGCGCACAAACTTCCTCAAGCAGAGGCGCTGCTTCAGTCCACTGCCCGCATTGCACAAGTGCATCAGCCGTCCGGTAAAGCTGCACCCATGACGCACTGGACACACAGTTTGTGCATTTTGATCATTCAACAAACACTCCAATCCGTTTGGCTCTATCAATGCATGAACTGAATACAGTTATGCATGCATTGAATGGGTGGTCTCAAGTTCTTGCCTGAGTAGTTCTCGATAAAGCAAAGCTGCGTCGCGGTGCTCTCCCAGTTCATCCAGCAGTTCGGCAAGAGGTGGTAACACCATCCGACGTTGTTCGGCGTTCGCTCCCTCCGCCAGGGTGCTGAGCAGCTGTTTCGCTTGGCGCAGGTGTTGATCAGCGATTAACTGCTTAGCCTGCTCGATCCAGGTTGCCAAGTTCACGCTCGCTGGCTCATCACGTAGCCACTGCGCCAGTGCTTCGTTAGCGGCTTCGACGTTTCCGTCTGCCAGCTGCGCCAGGATCCAGTTGTTGCGAAAGCTGCTCAAAATACCCAGCTCGCGCAGCACCGCCTCTTGTGCCGCGAGCGGCTCCAGCAGGGCCAGACACATCTGGTGGCGGCCGCTGGCGAGATGGGCTGAGGCTGCATTGAGCCGGTGCTGCACGCTGTGCGGATTCAGCTCCAGGGCTTGCTCGAAGTGCTCGAGGGCGATCTCGATCTTTCCTTGTAGGAGCGCCGCCTTGGCCTGCGCAGCGAGGAGAGCATCGTTCGGTTGTGCCCAGCGCTCGCTCAACTCCGCCAGGGCTGCTTCCGCTTCTGCACTGGTGTGGGGCTGAAGCTGTCCAATGATGGCGGCCAACTGGCGGTTGAGCTCCATTCTCGCCGCATCCTCCTCAGTTTGCTCCGGCTCCATCAGTGCATCGCTCAGCGGTCCGTCGCGCACAACCGTCTGCGAGATAACTGTGCTCTGACGTTCGGCCTGAACAACAGCCGCTGGCTGGATCCCGGTCTCGGCCCCCATCAGCAAACTAATCACCTGGCGGTAGAACGGAACCGCCATCTCCATCGCGCCGCGTTGATTCAGATCTTCCGCCATCTGCAGATAACGGTGGATCAGGCTATGGCGTGATTCAGTGTGGGAGCTGAGTGGAGCATCTGGC
This genomic interval carries:
- a CDS encoding glycosyltransferase; the protein is MVSFAWTADHPGGLRSHVVDLAHALRDHGYAVFVHCVNTDPQAPPFETRSWIEDGIHVQELNHAYQDLKALAGFQCVDQAEVILREWVRYYQLQLVDVHHTLYVGVRALPALSAQVPVVATLHDYWLLDPRGQLFGFASQPGATLTAEAWEAGVRQTWPHLFRQSLSQLHYYNPTTHLDRVDSPRLMQTWQSYSRRCLSACRRLVAPSEAAAATFLNYGFSQPIRVIENGIDPSGLLNGLLEESVDSIQNGPIRMGLLGNVAPSKGQLAFCEALLSTPWRADVKLHLYGQIPDTYHGDSSPQQRLKGLMVRYPELILWHGAYQRDQLKAIFAGLDLLVMPSLWPEVYGLIAREALCYGLPLIVSNAGALAELDGRSHVFLLDAADPAGWSEALNAAFERGPLLRWVYERRRRILPPDSTVRTSAECAVEVAELYQEVLATADEAAALIPAHSLR
- a CDS encoding glycosyltransferase; this translates as MDRAEWHQALSCQLDPQLGWNWFALAELLLERKRETEAWACFRRASAALPEEHWIADHAAELQLKRLLGGETLEQGGSASSYRLWCAELEPRLPLSSQRLVHQWWLEPMPALPQQGWIVLMHKAAQLRAGGLQAIEQWLKQCPADSQPDLIYCDEDRLVDGERADPWFKPGWCWESYWAMPWLESFSAWRVSWLRLHQLALPPLDLGEQQQWIWRALEQRPRAAGVPRVLVHRLDGASGVPTEQVKALQAHLRRMGEGDVKVSRSNQVIGAMHLQWPIPNPLRCRIVIPTRNQAKLLAACLQSLKTTLSGDAVSWEIVVIDNGSTEPELAALLKQWNEQLAGRFAVMRDTRAFNWSRLNHLGVQHTWAAQPAPELLLFLNNDVEALEAGWLEAMASHACRESIGCVGANLLYPDGGLQHGGVVVGMHGGADHAYRGLPLRHSVHRGRSQLLSNWGAVTGACLMVRRSLYEQAGGFDPALPVEFNDVDFCLRLGQAGYRHVIPPDAVLIHKESQSRPCHNSPTEQSALRLMQSRWGKRLTTCSPWWPESSDPSAADGRAKEWRSAQ